The region TGCCGGAGATGTTGACCATCGGCCAGGTCGCCGAGCGGAGCGGCGTGCCGCACACCGCGCTGCGGTTCTACGAGGAACGGGGGTTGATCGCGTCCGAGCGCACCGCCGGCAACCAGCGCCGGTACCCCCGTTCGGTGCTGCGCCGACTGGCGTTCATCCGCACGGCGCAACGCGTGGGCCTCAGTTTGGAGGACGTGCACGACGCCCTCGCCACGCTGCCCGACAACCGGACGCCCACCAAGACCGACTGGAGCCGGCTCTCCACCACCTGGCAGACCGAGTTGGACGCCCGGATCGACGCCTTGATCCGGCTGCGCGACCGCCTCACGTCCTGCATCGGCTGCGGCTGCCTCTCACTGCGGAGCTGCTTCCTGCACAACTTCGAGGACGAACAAGCCTCCGACGGTCCCGGCGCGCCCAAGCTGAAGCCCGCCAGCGAGGGCGGCACCTGAGCGAAAACAGGCTGGCACCGCACCGACCAGCCGTGCTGCACTGTGCGTCGTGCAAGAACGAGAAATGATCCGCCTCTCCAAGCGGATGTCGAAACACCTGCGGCACAGCCCCGAGTCGGCGGGTCTCACCCTCGACCCCGCGGGCTGGGTCGACCTGGACACCTTCGTCCGAGCCCTGCGCACCACCCACGACGACGTCTTGGAAGTGGTCGCCGGCAACGACAAGCAGCGCTTCACGATCGAGGACGGCCGGATCCGCGCCAACCAGGGCCACACCGTCGAGGTCGAACTCGACCTGCCCGTCGCCGAACCCCCGGCCGTCCTCTACCACGGCACGATCGCGAAGTTCCTGCCCGACATCCTGAACGAGGGCCTGCGCCCGATGTTCCGGCACGACGTGCACCTGTCAGCGACCGTCGACACCGCAGTCCGGGTGGGTGCCCG is a window of Saccharothrix espanaensis DSM 44229 DNA encoding:
- the soxR gene encoding redox-sensitive transcriptional activator SoxR; its protein translation is MLTIGQVAERSGVPHTALRFYEERGLIASERTAGNQRRYPRSVLRRLAFIRTAQRVGLSLEDVHDALATLPDNRTPTKTDWSRLSTTWQTELDARIDALIRLRDRLTSCIGCGCLSLRSCFLHNFEDEQASDGPGAPKLKPASEGGT
- a CDS encoding RNA 2'-phosphotransferase, translating into MIRLSKRMSKHLRHSPESAGLTLDPAGWVDLDTFVRALRTTHDDVLEVVAGNDKQRFTIEDGRIRANQGHTVEVELDLPVAEPPAVLYHGTIAKFLPDILNEGLRPMFRHDVHLSATVDTAVRVGARRGKPVILEVAAHKMRADGHEFRVSANNVWLTQAVPPPYLKVWHR